Part of the Apostichopus japonicus isolate 1M-3 chromosome 13, ASM3797524v1, whole genome shotgun sequence genome is shown below.
TTAATTGGAATTACCCCATAACTTTCTCTCCAATAAGTTCGAAATTCCATATTCTTTGGATTATGTTGGTGTAAGTAACAACAAAGTGATAGCAAGACAAGGCTTCATTTGAAATTACCTTAAAACATCTTATATCCATGTTAGTGTTGATTTCCAGTCTGTTTATGATTCTTAATGTTTTATATGATTAATGTTATGCAGACATTAGTGTAGCCATCTTGGAAGCAAATCAAACACATAAAACAGTCTATTGTCTGCATACACTCTAACTTTCAAATGTCGAAATAAACACCATTTGAATTGTTTGAATGACGTAACTCTCTTGTAGCCTAGTGATTGGAGGATATAACTAGCAATGTTTGTGATCATCATACCAATGACATTTAGGAGAAAACTGAGCATATCTGACAGTGAGTGACTGAGTGGCATTCAgctttcattttcctttcaacGAGTTGCTAAGATAAACTCAGAAACTTTGATGGCAACGAGACATGGACAACGAGTGCGCTTCTTTGGGTTGGATATCAAGTTGGAGAACTAATATAGGTTATAAATTCTATGTTAAGCTGTtgtcaaaatgataaattattgAGTTTTAATTTTAGGAGTAAACAAACAACTGTGAAAGATTAACAAGTGGTATATCGATGATCACTCCAGTCATTCCATGTATGACAGAACTTCctgaaagagagaaaacaaaaataagaaatatttagTAGGTATGTTGACTACAAAAGGTGGTATTCTCATAACTATAAAGTTTGTTGTCATAGAGCCATTCTTTGGTGAATAATCACCAGAAGACTAACCAGCTGAGATACATCCACAAAAGGGTCAAAGGTTAAGGAGAGATTCATTTTGAGCTAATTTGAAAGAATAATGATACATGTGGACCAAGTTTGTAGGCAAGGGTCCAGCTGGGTGTAGGCAAGGTGCCAGCTGGGTGAAGGCAAGGGTCCAGCTGGGTGTAGGCAAGTAGCCAGCTGGGTGTAGGCAGGGGTCCACAACTTAGTCACTTTAACAGAATCATGACTCCAGTGACTAAGTTCtccaaaatggaaaaaagactTGTGATCCTCATTTGCAGCTTGAGATAATAGAGTAGGTCGAGTCAAGTGTTTCATGGTGAAATATATAACCAGttttaaagttaatatttgTCCTCACCCTAGATGTTGTCTTTCCATCTCTTCTTTGTATTCTTGAAGAGCAATTACGTTTGACAGAATGTTAAAATTGGTGGGACCCATTCTAGACAGCAAATTGACTCTACTAAAGTTTCAATCTCCTTTTCCTTTATCATTTCATAAACTTGTGAAGTGTCTGCTACAGTTCGTTCAGCAAAATAACGATGCTTGAAATTTCCGCTTCGTTATTTCAATACAAATGACAAGAAATTTTCCacaaatgacataaaacaaaAGAGCAAATATTTGGATATACTCAGAAGGACGCAATCGTTTGAAACGAAAGTGTCCAACGATGTGACAAAACTCAAATTAAGTCATCCATCCATTGTATGATTATGAATTGACATCCAGTTGAGAATCTTCAAACTTTCACTAATGCAAGATATTAAATAAGTGATTCCCTCTTACATTTAGATCTTCCTTCCTATTCTGAGCTGAGAGCCACGAGTGAAGCCATCCAATGATCTCCTACATCGTCCTTGCTCATCACACTGACATTTGCACATTGATTGAGTCTTGTTAGTGTCACATTCAAGGACATTGCAGCGAATGGTCACCTACAAgagaatgaaaattaaaaatatgtgtGCAGAATAATTGATTACTATAAGAATTGAACAAGTTCAATTGAACATATTCAAGAAAGAACCTTTCAATACACAAAAGGTCCGAAGGAGTAGCTTGGTTACAGCAATGAAACAGATAGACAGTTGAGGATAAATATTCAACATCAGCCGGAAGAAACCGCACACTGTAAGCAGAGATCCTCAAGGATATAGTTTGCTGTGATGGTGTCCATCCAAATAAATGGTGTAAACAGGAGACTTCAACATTAAGAGGACAAGCTGCCATTGTTTAAGTCTTGgtggtaaaatttgtttatcCAATGAGCTAGTTACAATTTTACAGACAAACAAGTTTTCATTAAAAAGGATGAAGTCAATGGTAGCATAGACTACTAAACAATCCTTCATAAAGCTTCATAAAGTCATAGTAAAATTGACAAATCAGTAATAATAGATGGCAACACATGAAATCTAATGTAATTTCCTAGAATAactgaaaatgatgaaaatagtTAATACTTCTGACAGTACGTCCAGTTCAGAGCCAGAAAATGAGACTATGATTCAATGATACATGTGTGagattaaaaaaatgtaatctTCATGTAATCATAACAATTTCATTCAATGTAACAATTCTTTGAGTTGTGAATCCAAATTTTACATATTACACATGCAATTAACAAAAGATATAGTACAgttttttataacaaaataaacaaattgcagatattaaaacaaacattaaacattGAGGGTTTTTTCTTTTGGTCCCTGAGTATTTGCcacaatttttgttgtttaaCGGCTTAAAAAGATACTATGAAAAGTAGAAGGAAAACTGGAGGAAAATACTATATAGAGAATGGTATTACCTCCATGGACCCAATTAAGTCTGTTAGGTATGGACTGATGCTGAATCTGAAATAACAAAATTTTCCATTGGTAATATAGTCACAACATTGGCATTCACAGCAAACCTTAATTCATATGAAGAGAAAGAGATATTACTagtaattataaataataatacaaacatgATAATCAACTATCAAATCAAGAAATTCTTATAAAATCTCTAAAGTTCAATTAATTATATTAGGGTGAATCTTTGATTAATTTATGCTGAAACAATTGGCCTCAGGGAATGCAACATCAATTCATTTACCAATCAGAAATTGTCTTGTCAGTAAGGTCCACATGACAATTCTCAAGAAGATTGTAAGGAAGTTTCATTTCTGTTTGTAAAATTGGCCCCTGGTTTGACATTTGATGTGTAATATGAAGCTAATAAGTATATACGAATTAAAAGTAATAGTAAGTTCAGGTTTTACCAGAGCATAAATTAGCTAGGAATTGTTTCATCAAAAGGGAAGTCCTATTGCGACAATTTATAATGGTAGTCCAGATTACCTTAACTTTAAATTGAATAAGGTTATGTCAATTGGAGCTTAGATTTGCCAATAAAAGCTAAGAAACAATTCAACTACAGAAATTGTTATTCAACCGCAGATTTCTTATTGCACTTTGTGAGTCTTCCTTTCGGTCCTTTCATTCAAAGGTTTTCTGCAAACTCTTTTTAATGATCACAAGCTTAAGAAACTACTTTATAGTTTAAGGAACACAAAGCAAATTAAATTACCCATCATCTATCAAGGAGAATACAGCAACATCTTCCATTGAAGCCCAGCATTGCTGTACGCCCACCTCAATCTTTATATGATAATTAGATACTATCTCAAAGAAAAGGAATAACATCAAAGGTCAGAGGGGAATCTGCTCCAGGCAACGGAATGTTGTAATCTTCATACAGATACGCAAGGAAGTCAAACATATCTGCTCCACCTGTTTGAGAGATGGACTTGCTGAGGATGTAATCATCAAAGTGACTCTGTGGAACAATTTCGTCTTCCTTGGCAATAGAGCACATTACTGGAAGCAAGATCTTATCTCCGGGAGCTAAATTAGCATAATCTGCGTCTATGACGACATTCCTATACTCCACTGACACACTGGTCTCCTGCAAAAGAAAGTCAAGAAATAACTAGTTTCATTGTTAATGAGTTTATCTTCTATAATTTCTAGGGGGTTTCATCAATAATGTGTCTTTCTTTGGGAAGTTCTGTGGGAAGTGGTAACCAAACTTTCAGGGAGTGCAACAATCGTCACCGACTTTCCTCCTCCCTGTTTTCTTTCTCTGTAATATGAGAAGGACCTGCTGCTCACAGATTGCTGGTTGCCAAGTGAAATTATCAACAACATTTGGTGTCTCGGTAACCAAAATTTTACACAAAAAGACAAGATTTGAATTGGAAAACAAGACGAATTTTTCATAGCAAAACCCCATCTTGTTGCCCATGATCCATCTTGTTGTATACATATACTTACACAAACTTTCAAAGCACTTTgatggtttgttttgttttgggttGATTGGGTTCGGTTGGTTttcctgttttgtttgtttgtttgttgttttgttttgttctgttttgttttgttttttgttgttttgttttgttttgctttggtttattgttttgttctgttttgttttggtttgttttttgttgttttgttttggtttggttttgtttttttgtttttgtattgttatgtttTGGGTCAACACTGCCTTTTTGGTCTCTCCCTATTTCTAATAATAGAATTACTCAGATGTTTGCCTTAAAGTGTTATCAATCTGCCTGTAGACCACCATCACTGATATATGGCAACAATGTTAATAAGTGGAATCAAATTGAGTCTTTTGATTCAGCAACTGAGGACTTGGAAAAGTTACAATATTTGGATAAAATCGAGTACAGTTTTCATACCAAAGACTCACACTTCGACTGTAGGGGTGTGCTGGACTAGAGTGCAACATGGCTTTGTTGAAGGAGTTAGATAGGAAGGTCTGAGCTGGGCTGGTAGGAAATTTATCTGTTAACaatttaacaaacaaaacagcCTAAACAATCACACTGCATGTGTTTGCTATTTAAACTCAATGACTCCAGATTAAAGCCCATTTTAGCTTCACTAATCAATGGTTTTTGATTGACAGTATCCAGTTACAAGTATAAGCAGCCAGGTATGACAAACAGTATATAAAGTGTGTGCCTACCGTAACAGTTATACCACAAGAGGAATAGTCACTAGTAATGTTAATATGATTAGGATCCTGAGGCTCATAGGCATCACATGTCTGATCTCCCAATAGGACTGATGCTGATGTTCCTGGAGCAAGACTCTCTTTAGAGATTGTAACCGTGAAATAGGTCTCTGTGCACTCCAACGTCTGCTGAAATTGaggagagaaaataaaataaaatgcaggGCTCCAACATCAAGCAAGATAAAGGTGTTGCAATTCAATATTGCAATTTATAAACTGCAAAATCTCTGTTGCTG
Proteins encoded:
- the LOC139978694 gene encoding uncharacterized protein isoform X1, whose amino-acid sequence is MSFRQRVEPLHKTNMCIQLGVISLCRVPVVMILILPPMSTQRVQLQFKCNDASDDLFRTFGSDGIWSSEQTLECTETYFTVTISKESLAPGTSASVLLGDQTCDAYEPQDPNHINITSDYSSCGITVTETSVSVEYRNVVIDADYANLAPGDKILLPVMCSIAKEDEIVPQSHFDDYILSKSISQTGGADMFDFLAYLYEDYNIPLPGADSPLTFDVIPFL
- the LOC139978694 gene encoding uncharacterized protein isoform X2; the encoded protein is MSFRQRVEPLHKTNMCIQLGVISLCRVPVVMILILPPMSTQRVQLQFKCNDASDDLFRTFGSDGIWSSETLECTETYFTVTISKESLAPGTSASVLLGDQTCDAYEPQDPNHINITSDYSSCGITVTETSVSVEYRNVVIDADYANLAPGDKILLPVMCSIAKEDEIVPQSHFDDYILSKSISQTGGADMFDFLAYLYEDYNIPLPGADSPLTFDVIPFL